One Kryptolebias marmoratus isolate JLee-2015 linkage group LG21, ASM164957v2, whole genome shotgun sequence DNA segment encodes these proteins:
- the si:ch73-206p6.1 gene encoding phospholipid scramblase 1 encodes MNMYAVTTGIPGCPPGLEYLTQVDQLLIKQKVELVEALIGFESNNKYEVRNAMGQNVFYAVEENDCLSRQCCGPLRSFTIHILDNFGQEVITITRPLKCMSCFFPCCLQELEVQAPPGNTVGYVKQQWHPLSPKFLVANEHNEPVLKIHGPFCGWSCLPDVDFEILTMDEVSKIGKISKQWTGLLREAFTDSDNFGIQFPMDLDVRMKAVMIGACFLIDFMFFESTN; translated from the exons ATGAACATGTACGCTGTAACCACGGGAATACCAGGCTGTCCGCCGGGATTAGAGTACCTGACTCAG GTGGATCAGCTCCTCATCAAACAGAAAGTTGAGCTTGTTGAAG CCCTCATTGGTTTTGAAAGCAACAACAAGTACGAAGTTCGAAACGCCATGGGTCAGAACGTGTTCTACGCCGTCGAGGAGAACGACTGTTTGAGTCGACAGTGCTGCGGCCCTCTGCGCTCCTTCACCATCCACATTCTCGACAACTTTGGTCAAGAGGTCATCACGATCACCAGGCCGCTCAAGTGCATGTCTTGCTTCTTCCCCTGTTGTTTACAAGAA CTGGAGGTGCAGGCTCCCCCCGGTAACACTGTGGGCTATGTGAAACAGCAGTGGCACCCATTGTCCCCTAAATTTCTTGTTGCAAATGAACACAACGAGCCTGTTCTGAAAATCCACGGGCCCTTCTGTGGATGGAGCTGCCTCCCAGATGTTGACTTTGAG ATTTTGACGATGGATGAAGTCAGTAAGATTGGGAAGATCAGTAAACAGTGGACAGGGCTGCTGCGGGAGGCATTCACAGACTCGGACAACTTTGGCATCCAGTTTCCCATGGATCTGGATGTGAGAATGAAAGCTGTAATGATCGGAGCATGTTTTCTCATT GATTTTATGTTCTTTGAGAGCACCAACTAG